Genomic segment of Panicum virgatum strain AP13 chromosome 9N, P.virgatum_v5, whole genome shotgun sequence:
ATAGATGCTCTGATTTATCATGTCATTCTGATAGTAGTACGGTTCTATTACATTGTAGAGATGAAGCCTGTTCAAGAGGCTACCACTGTAGAGGTGGAGTCTTTGCCTTCTCCTGCAGCAGTTAACCTAAAACCACCTCCCAAGATTGAGCGAAACCATTcatttgatgatgatgatattgCAAGCAAGCCTGTTGCAAAGAAAAGTACTGCAGCACCAGTGAAGGCAACTGTTTATTCAGTTGCTGACCTACAGATGGCAACAGATAGCTTCAACATGGACAACCTTATTGGAGAGGGTACATTTGGACGCGTGTACAGGGCACAATTTAGTGATGGAAAGGTAAACAACAGTACATTACCAGTAAGCTGTTTTTCATTTCTTCTTGACAAGAAAGATTGGAATTCACTCCATTAAATCACAGTTGTGCAAATGAAACTTCGGACACCATTGCTCCATACTTGTTCAACATTTCTGTCCTATTTTAACTTTTTTATGCCCTACCAAATATTTTGGAGTGCAGTTCAGTACTACACTACTACATGATATATAACTTACCTTTTTCCTTTCTCGAATTAGGTTCTAGCTGTGAAGAAACTAAACATTACAGCGCTGCCTAGCCAATCATCAGATGATTTCTACGAGCTGGTGTCCAACATTTCAAAGTTGCATCATCCCAATCTCAGTGAGCTTGTGGGCTACTGCATGGAGCATGGACAGCACTTGCTGGTTTTTGATTTCCACAGGAATGGTTCATTGCATGATATGCTTCATCTCTCAGATGAATATAACAAGCCACTCAGTTGGAATTCTCGTGTTAAGATTGCATTGTGCTCTGCACGTGCACTAGAGTAAGTGGATCTTATCTGTATTTCTCCGTCTCTCTGTGATTAGCTGTTCAGTGttcgtgccccccccccccccaacaaatGCCACTATGATGATATAAAGTTGACAAGATATTATGTTGACTGAAGTATATGTTACCCCACAATATCTGCATTCTCCTTGGTTAATGAAACTCAATCGGCAAGCATCTCTTAATTACTCTGCATACCTTTCTGTAGGTATCTTCATGAAATTTGTTCTCCATCCATAATTCACAAGAACTTCAAGTCATCCAATATTTTACTGGACACAGAGCTCAATCCTCACATTTCTGATGCTGGACTTTCAAGTGTTGTTCCAGATGCTGAATTCCAGGTAAAGTTCAAGGCAAATTTGCTCCAAGAAACATATTTAGAAGTATATATGGTAACGAATTAGTTATTTGCTCATGGGCTTTCTATGATGTTAGGTATATAAGTGTGTTTAGTCATGAAGGAACACCAACAATTATTTGCTGGTTGAAAACAACCAATAATATAGTTGGTCTTAAATTATTTACATCCACATCACATACAAGTTCAATTCTTCGTGTTGATTCAAAATGAAACATCTGCAGGCTTCAGATCAGAGTTCTGGATATGGTGCCCCTGAGGTGGATATGACCGGCCAGTATACCCTGAAGAGCGACGTCTACAGCTTTGGAGTTGTCATGCTGGAGCTTTTGACGGGAAGGAAGCCATTTGACAGGTATGCCTACCATCACTAGTTGCCTGCACTGCTTCAACCAGTTGTCAATGGAGCATTCGACGACTCAGGTTTCTTGTAACCTGACCTGACTATGTTTCATAACATCATCGCAGCTCTAGACCCCGGTCAGAGCAATCACTTGTCCGGTGGGCAACTCCCCAGCTGCATGACATCGACGCCTTGGACCGGATGGTCGATCCAGCACTCAAGGGCCTTTACCCTGCCAAATCTCTCTCCCGTTTCGCTGATGTTGTCGCACTTTGTGTCCAGGTATGAACTTGAGTCCCTAGATACAACACGGTGAGTACATGTGTGGACCAACTAACCATATGAACCAACCTTTGTTGGTGCAGCCTGAGCCGGAGTTCAGACCTCCAATGTCTGAGGTGGTGCAAGCGCTGGTCCGGCTTGTTCAGAGGGCCAACATGACCAGGA
This window contains:
- the LOC120690288 gene encoding protein STRUBBELIG-RECEPTOR FAMILY 6-like isoform X2 — encoded protein: MCTCSVTALNTLFTSMNSPGQLQGWKASGGDPCNESWKGISCSGSSVTAIKLPGLGLSGTLAYNMNTMDSLVELDMSQNNLGAGQQIPYNLPNKKLERLNLAGNQFSGGIPYSISTMPKLQYLNLNHNQLSGDITDIFSNLPSLTTVDLSSNSLTGNLPQSFSSLPSLKTLYLQNNQLTGSINVLANLPLDDLNVANNRFTGWIPDELKKINSLQTDGNSWSTSPAPPPPPFTSPPHSRSSRRRSPGQHSNGSNNSSSGGSSGIGAGAIAGIIISVLVIGAVVAFFLIKRKQRKGAMPEHYEQRQPFNSFPSNEVNEMKPVQEATTVEVESLPSPAAVNLKPPPKIERNHSFDDDDIASKPVAKKSTAAPVKATVYSVADLQMATDSFNMDNLIGEGTFGRVYRAQFSDGKVLAVKKLNITALPSQSSDDFYELVSNISKLHHPNLSELVGYCMEHGQHLLVFDFHRNGSLHDMLHLSDEYNKPLSWNSRVKIALCSARALEYLHEICSPSIIHKNFKSSNILLDTELNPHISDAGLSSVVPDAEFQASDQSSGYGAPEVDMTGQYTLKSDVYSFGVVMLELLTGRKPFDSSRPRSEQSLVRWATPQLHDIDALDRMVDPALKGLYPAKSLSRFADVVALCVQPEPEFRPPMSEVVQALVRLVQRANMTRRMLDGEEASRRPDDQDQEFV
- the LOC120690288 gene encoding protein STRUBBELIG-RECEPTOR FAMILY 6-like isoform X3, with protein sequence MLDQIYYLCLGFVWLVLISCESQVTALNTLFTSMNSPGQLQGWKASGGDPCNESWKGISCSGSSVTAIKLPGLGLSGTLAYNMNTMDSLVELDMSQNNLGAGQQIPYNLPNKKLERLNLAGNQFSGGIPYSISTMPKLQYLNLNHNQLSGDITDIFSNLPSLTTVDLSSNSLTGNLPQSFSSLPSLKTLYLQNNQLTGSINVLANLPLDDLNVANNRFTGWIPDELKKINSLQTDGNSWSTSPAPPPPPFTSPPHSRSSRRRSPGQHSNGSNNSSSGGSSGIGAGAIAGIIISVLVIGAVVAFFLIKRKQRKGAMPEHYEQRQPFNSFPSNEVNEMKPVQEATTVEVESLPSPAAVNLKPPPKIERNHSFDDDDIASKPVAKKSTAAPVKATVYSVADLQMATDSFNMDNLIGEGTFGRVYRAQFSDGKVLAVKKLNITALPSQSSDDFYELVSNISKLHHPNLSELVGYCMEHGQHLLVFDFHRNGSLHDMLHLSDEYNKPLSWNSRVKIALCSARALEYLHEICSPSIIHKNFKSSNILLDTELNPHISDAGLSSVVPDAEFQASDQSSGYGAPEVDMTGQYTLKSDVYSFGVVMLELLTGRKPFDSSRPRSEQSLVRWATPQLHDIDALDRMVDPALKGLYPAKSLSRFADVVALCVQPEPEFRPPMSEVVQALVRLVQRANMTRRMLDGEEASRRPDDQDQEFV